In Synechococcales cyanobacterium T60_A2020_003, the genomic stretch TCCATGATGAACCACCACCTAGCAGGCTTGCTGGGTCTGGGTTCGCTCGGTTGGGCTGGCCACCAGATTCATGTTTCTTTGCCCATTAATAAACTCTTGGATGCTGGAGTGGCTCCGAAGGACATTCCACTACCCCATGAGTTCATCTTGGATAAGAGCTTGATGGCAGAGCTGTACCCCAGCTTTGCAAAAGGGATTACTCCATTCTTCACGCTCAACTGGGCAGAATACTCTGATTTCCTAACCTTCAAAGGCGGTCTAAACCCCGTGACTGGTGGTCTGTGGCTATCGGATACCGCGCATCACCACGTGGCGATCGCTGTTCTGTTCATCATTGCGGGTCATATGTACCGCACCAACTGGGGCATTGGCCACAGTATGAAGGAAATCCTCGAAGGGCATAAAGGTCCCTTCACGGGTGAAGGACACAAGGGTCTATATGAAATTCTGACGACCTCTTGGCACGCTCAACTCGCGATTAACCTAGCGTTGTTGGGTTCCCTCACCATTATCGTGGCGCAGCATATGTATGCCATGCCACCCTACCCCTACCTCGCAACCGACTACCCCACGCAGATTTCGCTGTTTACCCACCACATGTGGATCGGGGGCTTCCTAATCGTTGGTGCAGGTGCCCACGGGGCAATCTTCATGGTTCGTGATTACGATCCGGCGAAGAACGTCAATAACTTGCTTGATCGGGTATTGCGTCACCGTGATGCAATCATCTCTCACCTAAATTGGGTTTGTATTTTCCTGGGCTTCCATAGCTTTGGTTTATACATCCACAACGACACCATGCGGGCGTTGGGTCGTCCAGAGGATATGTTCTCTGACTCTGCGATTCAGCTCCAGCCTGTGTTTGCTCAGTGGATTCAAAGTCTGCACACTGCTGCACCGGGTGCAACGGCACCCTTTGCCACTGGCCCTGCTAGCTTTGCCTTCGGCGGTGATGTTGTCTCCGTTGCCGGTAAGGTTGCAATGATGCCGATTCAACTCGGTACGGCGGACTTTATGGTGCACCATATCCATGCGTTCACCATTCACGTTACCGTTCTCATT encodes the following:
- the psaA gene encoding photosystem I core protein PsaA, which produces SMMNHHLAGLLGLGSLGWAGHQIHVSLPINKLLDAGVAPKDIPLPHEFILDKSLMAELYPSFAKGITPFFTLNWAEYSDFLTFKGGLNPVTGGLWLSDTAHHHVAIAVLFIIAGHMYRTNWGIGHSMKEILEGHKGPFTGEGHKGLYEILTTSWHAQLAINLALLGSLTIIVAQHMYAMPPYPYLATDYPTQISLFTHHMWIGGFLIVGAGAHGAIFMVRDYDPAKNVNNLLDRVLRHRDAIISHLNWVCIFLGFHSFGLYIHNDTMRALGRPEDMFSDSAIQLQPVFAQWIQSLHTAAPGATAPFATGPASFAFGGDVVSVAGKVAMMPIQLGTADFMVHHIHAFTIHVTVLILLKGVLFARSSRLIPDKGELGFRFPCDGPGRGGTCQVSGWDHVFLGLFWMYNSLSIVIFHFSWKMQSDVWGTVSPDGTVSHITGGNFAQSALTINGWLRDFLWAQAAQVIGSYGSALSAYGLLFLGAHFIWAFSLMFLFSGRGYWQELIESIVWAHNKLKVAPAIQPRALSITQGRAVGVAHYLLGGIVTTWAFFLARIIAVG